Below is a window of Diaminobutyricibacter sp. McL0608 DNA.
GTCGGGGCCGACGTAACCGATCGTGCCGCTGGGGAGCCGAATGAACTTGCCCATTTCTTCCTCCTCCTCCTCGAGAAGCATCGCGAGCATCGCGGCGCTCGCGTGCAGCATGAAATCGGAGTTGACCCCTCCGAGGTACAGCGAGACATGGCAGTGCGGTGGCACTCCGTGATCGTCATCGTCGGCCGACCCGCCGGAGAGCGCGATCTGCTGCCGCGTCGCGACCTTCTGACCTGCGACGACATCGACCCGCGACAGGTGCAGGTACTGGGTCTGGCTTCCGTCATCGTGGTCGATGTAGACGACTCGGCCGCCGCTCCCGGACGAGCTCGGGTCGGCGGTGTTCACCGTCCCCGCTTTCGCCGCGACCACGATCGAGCCGTACGCGCATCCGAAGTCGACTCCCGGATTGACGCTCGGCGGGTGCCGGTCCCGGTGTCCCTGCCACGAGCCGTCCTGGTCGACAGGCTCGTGCTTGTTGGTGGGAAAGATGAACTCTGCCATCGCGGGCTCGCATTCGGCACGTCGACTGGATGGCTGGATGCTCCAGCCGTGGTGGCCTCAGTGTAGAACGCGGTAGGACACCCGGTCTAGGGAATAGTGAGCTATCCTCCGCTCAGACCGCGGAGACGATGCTGAGCGACCTGCTGTGGTGGGCGAACGCCCTCGCTCCGGCGCGCGCAGAAGACGAAGAACTCGCCGGCTGAGCCTCGCCCGCGCGCCCCTTCTGGCGCATGATGGACCCAGAGTCCCGCGAACCAAGGAGGACGCCCGTGAGCGGTGAACTGGTGCTCGTGACCGGCGGGTCCGGCTTCGTCGGCGCCCACTGCATCCTGAAACTCCTCGACGCCGGATACCGGGTCCGCACGACCGTGCGTTCGCTCGATCGCGAAGCGGATGTGCGGGCGATGCTGAAGGTCGGCGGCGCCGAACCCGGCTCGTCGTTGTCGTTCGCTGCGGTGGACCTGCTGGCGGACGACGGCTGGGCCGATGCGGCCGCTGGCTGCGATTTCGTGCTCCATGTGGCCTCGCCGTTCCCGGTGATGATGCCCCGCGACGAGGATGAGCTGATCCGGCCCGCGCGGGAGGGCGCCCTTCGTGCGCTGCGGGCGGCGCGGGACGCGGGCGTGAAGCGGGTCGTG
It encodes the following:
- a CDS encoding M23 family metallopeptidase — encoded protein: MAEFIFPTNKHEPVDQDGSWQGHRDRHPPSVNPGVDFGCAYGSIVVAAKAGTVNTADPSSSGSGGRVVYIDHDDGSQTQYLHLSRVDVVAGQKVATRQQIALSGGSADDDDHGVPPHCHVSLYLGGVNSDFMLHASAAMLAMLLEEEEEEMGKFIRLPSGTIGYVGPDGRLTRLNDMDEVRSIEAVGLAKIDEMIQLHDTLIWTKLESISSRIGHG